The proteins below come from a single Psychrobacter sp. PL19 genomic window:
- the glnA gene encoding type I glutamate--ammonia ligase — translation MSNKLLDLIKSSNAKWVDFRFTDTRGKEHHMSFPSHTVDEESIEDGKMFDGSSIAGWKGIEASDMILRPDPDTAFIDPFFDAVTVVVTCDIIEPSTLQGYERDPRSIARRAEEYLKSTGIGDTAYFGPEPEFFVFDEVKWSINMSGISHEIVAEEAAWSTNKDYEWGNMGHRPRVKGGYVPVPPVDSSQDMRTVMCERIEDMIGEGCIEVHHHEVAPCQLEIGVAFNTLVQKADEVQKLKYAVHNVAHQFGKTATFMPKPIVGDNGSGMHVHMSISKDGQNTFSGDEYAGMSESALYFIGGIIKHARALNAITNPSTNSYKRLVPHYEAPIKLAYSASNRSASIRIPHVSSPKAVRVEARFPDPAANPYLAFAALLMAGLDGIQNKIHPGDAADKNLYDLPPEEEAQIPTVAENLEVALQALRDDHEFLLKGDVFTKDMLDAYIVLKEEEVQRLNVTVHPIEFDMYYSC, via the coding sequence ATGTCAAATAAATTACTAGACCTCATCAAATCATCCAATGCCAAATGGGTTGATTTTCGCTTTACTGATACCCGTGGTAAAGAGCATCACATGAGCTTTCCATCTCATACTGTTGACGAAGAATCAATAGAAGATGGCAAAATGTTTGATGGTTCCTCTATTGCTGGCTGGAAAGGCATCGAAGCGTCCGATATGATTTTGCGTCCTGATCCAGACACTGCATTTATCGACCCGTTTTTTGATGCCGTTACTGTGGTCGTGACTTGCGACATCATTGAGCCATCAACTCTACAGGGGTATGAGCGTGATCCACGCTCTATTGCTCGCCGCGCAGAAGAGTACTTAAAATCTACGGGTATCGGCGACACGGCCTATTTTGGTCCTGAGCCTGAGTTTTTTGTATTCGACGAAGTAAAATGGTCGATTAACATGTCAGGCATCAGCCATGAAATCGTCGCTGAAGAAGCGGCATGGTCGACTAACAAAGACTACGAATGGGGTAATATGGGGCATCGCCCACGGGTTAAAGGTGGTTATGTGCCAGTGCCACCAGTCGATAGCTCGCAAGATATGCGTACGGTAATGTGTGAGCGTATAGAGGATATGATCGGTGAAGGTTGCATCGAAGTCCATCACCATGAAGTTGCCCCTTGCCAGTTGGAAATTGGTGTTGCATTCAATACCCTAGTTCAAAAAGCGGATGAAGTGCAAAAACTAAAGTATGCCGTCCATAACGTCGCGCATCAGTTTGGCAAGACTGCGACCTTTATGCCAAAACCTATCGTTGGTGACAATGGCTCAGGTATGCATGTGCATATGTCTATCTCAAAAGACGGCCAGAATACTTTTTCTGGTGACGAATATGCCGGTATGTCTGAATCTGCACTATATTTCATCGGCGGTATTATCAAGCATGCACGCGCTCTAAACGCGATTACCAACCCTTCAACTAACAGCTATAAACGTTTGGTTCCACATTATGAAGCGCCTATTAAGCTAGCATATTCGGCTTCTAACCGCTCAGCATCTATTCGTATTCCACACGTTAGCAGCCCAAAAGCGGTTCGTGTCGAAGCAAGATTCCCTGATCCAGCGGCGAACCCATATTTAGCCTTTGCGGCACTGTTGATGGCTGGCCTTGACGGTATCCAAAATAAGATACACCCAGGCGATGCTGCTGACAAAAACTTGTATGACTTGCCACCTGAAGAAGAAGCACAAATCCCAACCGTTGCTGAAAATTTAGAAGTGGCGTTACAAGCATTAAGAGATGACCACGAGTTCTTGTTAAAAGGCGACGTGTTCACTAAAGACATGTTAGACGCGTACATCGTATTAAAAGAAGAGGAAGTACAGCGCCTCAATGTTACGGTACATCCGATTGAATTTGATATGTACTATAGCTGCTAA
- the trpC gene encoding indole-3-glycerol phosphate synthase TrpC encodes MTTSTTQKSNADIPSVLQRIVATKRDEVAAARTLLPLADLQLQVSADDRPRRGFADALRAADIGVIAEIKKASPSKGIISHNFEPATFAQQYEQAGASCLSILTDRDYFQGDDSYLIQAQQACKLPLLRKDFMIDSYQIYQSYLLGADCILLIMACLDDLQAKEMHTLSIELGMDVLIEIHTADELERALQLPRSAHNIYGINNRNLNTFEVDLKTTLDLKSTLLSALAADDQANTNNPDKALIVTESGIHSADDIRLMMSHGIQHFLIGEQFMKTDHPGQALQSLLASIPASA; translated from the coding sequence ATGACGACGAGCACGACCCAAAAATCAAATGCCGATATCCCCTCAGTATTACAGCGTATCGTCGCTACCAAACGCGATGAAGTGGCCGCTGCCCGTACTTTGCTACCGCTTGCAGACTTACAGTTACAAGTTAGCGCCGATGACCGTCCACGTCGTGGATTTGCCGATGCTTTACGTGCCGCTGACATTGGTGTAATCGCTGAAATCAAAAAAGCCTCACCATCAAAAGGTATTATCAGTCATAACTTTGAGCCTGCCACTTTTGCTCAGCAATACGAGCAGGCCGGTGCCAGTTGTTTGTCGATACTAACCGATCGTGATTATTTCCAAGGGGATGACAGCTATCTCATCCAAGCGCAGCAAGCTTGCAAACTGCCGTTATTACGCAAAGATTTTATGATTGATAGCTATCAAATTTATCAATCCTACTTGCTGGGTGCTGACTGCATATTATTAATTATGGCCTGTCTTGATGACCTACAGGCAAAAGAGATGCATACCTTAAGTATTGAACTGGGCATGGATGTACTTATTGAAATACATACAGCTGATGAGCTAGAGCGCGCTTTGCAGCTGCCTCGTTCAGCACATAATATTTATGGCATTAATAATCGTAACTTGAATACTTTTGAGGTGGATTTAAAGACCACCCTTGATTTAAAGAGCACTTTATTATCCGCCCTAGCAGCCGATGACCAAGCCAATACGAACAACCCAGATAAAGCACTTATCGTTACCGAAAGTGGTATTCATAGCGCTGATGATATTCGATTGATGATGAGCCATGGTATTCAGCACTTCTTAATCGGTGAGCAGTTTATGAAGACTGATCACCCAGGGCAAGCGTTACAATCCTTGCTTGCGAGCATCCCAGCTAGCGCGTAA
- a CDS encoding SIMPL domain-containing protein (The SIMPL domain is named for its presence in mouse protein SIMPL (signalling molecule that associates with mouse pelle-like kinase). Bacterial member BP26, from Brucella, was shown to assemble into a channel-like structure, while YggE from E. coli has been associated with resistance to oxidative stress.): MKSTLLNKAAVATSAACLFTAMMGSAHAEPTGYDQLSFQTEVKEEVANDEVRASLYKKLQASNAKTLATNLNTSVNKALAIAKRYPSVTVSTGQQRTYPRYDKDDKIIGWTGQANIDIKSTDFAATSQLIADLQETLVMDNLNFGVSNAKKDALEQKLMTDASRAFQQQAKNLTRAWDARGYRLVTVNLNTGSNYPRPMYSAMNMRADSAESVPTQNFESGNSTISVTANGTIELTK; the protein is encoded by the coding sequence ATGAAGAGCACTTTACTTAATAAAGCAGCGGTCGCTACCAGCGCCGCATGTCTATTCACAGCGATGATGGGCAGTGCGCATGCGGAACCTACAGGCTACGATCAATTAAGCTTTCAGACAGAAGTAAAAGAAGAGGTGGCAAATGATGAGGTACGTGCCAGTCTATATAAAAAACTACAAGCCTCTAATGCCAAAACACTAGCAACCAATCTTAATACTTCAGTCAATAAAGCCTTGGCCATCGCCAAGCGTTACCCTAGCGTGACGGTCAGCACCGGACAGCAGCGTACCTATCCACGCTATGATAAAGACGACAAAATCATTGGCTGGACGGGACAGGCTAATATAGATATTAAGAGCACCGACTTTGCCGCGACTAGTCAGCTGATTGCAGACTTGCAAGAAACCTTAGTCATGGACAATTTGAACTTTGGAGTCTCGAATGCTAAAAAGGACGCCTTGGAGCAAAAGCTGATGACTGATGCTTCACGCGCCTTTCAGCAGCAAGCCAAAAACCTAACTCGAGCATGGGATGCCCGTGGCTATCGCTTGGTTACGGTTAATCTAAATACCGGCAGCAACTATCCACGCCCTATGTATAGCGCGATGAATATGAGAGCAGATTCGGCTGAATCAGTACCAACTCAGAATTTTGAGTCTGGTAACAGTACAATTTCAGTGACTGCTAACGGTACTATTGAACTGACTAAATAA
- the trpD gene encoding anthranilate phosphoribosyltransferase translates to MTTVKTQGAQSVKTAEDIAKLSDEHIHKRLTSALDRIFQHIDLTFDEMHQVMLIIMQGKCSNAMMGAILTGLRMKGESIDEITAAASAMRALAENVTPTACDYLVDIVGTGGDDANLFNVSTASALVAAAAGAQVAKHGNRGVSTKSGSSDLLEQAGISLALTPLQALDCIENQGIGFLFAPNHHSAMRYANPVRRELKARTIFNILGPLTNPAGVPNLVIGVFTSRLCEPIAKVMKNLGARHVMVVGAKDGLDEISLATSTTVAELKDGEITVYELMPEDAGIESQTLIGLEVDSPEQSLQLIRAALSGAKTNDRTVLKARDMIALNAGAAIYTAGLASNYPNGVSQAQTVIQNGSALTKLESLAEYTQKLIANA, encoded by the coding sequence ATGACCACTGTTAAGACACAGGGTGCGCAAAGCGTAAAAACAGCTGAAGATATCGCTAAGCTTTCTGATGAACATATTCATAAACGGTTGACTAGCGCTTTAGATAGAATATTCCAGCATATTGATTTGACCTTTGATGAGATGCATCAAGTGATGTTAATCATTATGCAGGGCAAGTGTAGTAACGCGATGATGGGTGCTATTTTGACTGGTTTGCGCATGAAGGGTGAGTCAATCGATGAGATTACCGCCGCAGCCAGTGCGATGCGTGCTTTGGCTGAAAACGTCACTCCCACTGCTTGTGATTATTTAGTTGATATTGTCGGTACCGGCGGTGACGATGCCAACTTATTTAACGTGTCCACCGCTTCTGCTCTGGTGGCAGCTGCTGCTGGCGCGCAAGTGGCCAAACACGGCAACCGCGGCGTGTCTACTAAATCAGGTAGCTCAGACTTATTAGAGCAAGCAGGTATCAGTTTGGCTCTGACACCACTACAAGCGCTTGATTGTATCGAAAACCAGGGTATTGGCTTTTTATTTGCCCCCAATCATCACAGCGCCATGCGTTATGCCAATCCGGTACGCCGCGAGCTCAAAGCACGGACCATTTTTAATATTTTAGGCCCACTGACCAATCCTGCTGGTGTCCCAAACCTAGTCATCGGCGTCTTTACTTCACGCCTATGCGAGCCAATAGCCAAGGTTATGAAAAATCTAGGCGCACGTCATGTGATGGTGGTCGGTGCCAAGGATGGTTTGGATGAAATCAGTCTTGCCACCTCTACCACCGTGGCTGAACTTAAAGACGGTGAAATCACGGTATATGAGCTGATGCCAGAAGACGCCGGTATCGAATCGCAAACCCTCATCGGGCTTGAGGTGGACTCACCAGAGCAGAGTCTCCAACTGATTCGAGCGGCCTTATCAGGTGCGAAGACTAATGACCGTACCGTACTTAAGGCGCGCGATATGATTGCCTTAAATGCGGGTGCGGCCATTTATACCGCCGGACTTGCCAGCAACTATCCGAATGGTGTTAGCCAAGCGCAAACCGTCATTCAGAATGGTTCTGCACTGACCAAGCTTGAATCATTAGCCGAATACACACAAAAACTAATTGCTAACGCGTAA
- a CDS encoding DNA-3-methyladenine glycosylase family protein encodes MSIQTIDTQEALKDHITALIAIEPRFAPIYEQVGVPSLRRNAGGFEQLMRAIVGQQLSVAVASSIWQRLAEAGLTSPQAIIQATDDALRAQGLSRQKIRYTRSLVEHDISFDILVKMSDEDVMEILTAVIGIGHWTAEMYLLFSLGRADVLAVDDLAIKVAAMDVLNLAERPTPKQLKVASQEWSPQRSAASLLLWAHYGWMHNRKSVPV; translated from the coding sequence ATGAGCATACAGACGATTGATACTCAAGAAGCACTAAAGGACCACATTACGGCACTTATCGCTATTGAACCAAGGTTCGCGCCAATTTACGAGCAAGTGGGCGTGCCCAGTCTACGGCGCAATGCAGGTGGTTTTGAGCAGTTGATGAGAGCAATAGTAGGACAACAGCTGTCTGTTGCTGTGGCCAGTAGTATTTGGCAACGACTGGCTGAGGCAGGCTTAACCTCACCGCAAGCAATTATTCAGGCAACGGATGATGCCTTACGCGCACAAGGTTTATCTAGGCAAAAAATCCGTTATACCCGCTCATTAGTTGAGCACGACATCAGCTTTGATATACTAGTAAAAATGTCAGACGAGGATGTAATGGAGATACTTACGGCGGTTATTGGCATCGGCCACTGGACTGCCGAGATGTATTTATTATTCTCTTTGGGCCGAGCTGATGTGCTCGCAGTCGATGATTTAGCGATTAAAGTCGCTGCGATGGATGTATTAAACTTGGCAGAGCGCCCCACACCAAAGCAACTAAAGGTCGCGAGTCAAGAATGGTCGCCGCAGCGCAGTGCTGCCAGCTTACTGTTATGGGCGCACTACGGTTGGATGCACAACAGAAAGTCAGTACCGGTCTAG
- a CDS encoding extracellular solute-binding protein encodes MVISWMPVAMAAPITTKALGHNSTAEYINAPYMPYANPNAPTGGTLSFDARGTFNSANKWMTTGVAMIGTDYLYDTLMTGSLNEAFTMYPQLASEVTYDPDDSSWIIYHINPAARFWDGTPVTSADVKATYDALLTQGPMYIRSYLGDIKEIQIIDNQQVKFVFASDNNKEILLTVGQFPVFAKSSIDANFDKISLKPLMGSGPYKLGRVEAGRSVSYLRDPNYWGRDLMVNRGRYNFDMIKFVYYQSDEIAFEGFKSGQYRFRPENKASNWATGYNFPAVKAGLINKEAITSQNPVPMQGLVMNMRRPIFQDIRVRQALTAAYDFEWMNKTLFHNQYERLQSFFHGSELAATGMPSVAEMEVLTPLLSKLEPTQRQVVLAEWQLPTSDGGGFNRQGLLKARQLLLDAGFYYDDMKLYQPDDKLAQIEILMTGDTMGRVLLPYVRNLTRLGFEANLRQVDGPQYYERMRSFDYDMTVDVFAQSLSPGAEQVAYWGSVAADEVGNRNTAGIKNAAIDNVVEALGDAKSRDDIILYTQVLDRLLRAGYYLVPLYGKSGTNVAYWNQYRHVKELPTNAVGIDYWWVDKQAEARVDKYLGR; translated from the coding sequence ATGGTCATCAGCTGGATGCCAGTGGCTATGGCTGCCCCAATTACCACCAAAGCGCTAGGACACAACAGCACCGCCGAGTACATCAACGCGCCATACATGCCTTATGCCAATCCCAATGCGCCAACGGGTGGTACGCTGTCATTTGACGCGCGTGGGACTTTTAATAGTGCCAATAAGTGGATGACCACTGGGGTGGCGATGATTGGCACTGATTATCTATATGACACACTAATGACTGGCTCATTGAACGAAGCCTTTACGATGTATCCGCAGCTGGCAAGTGAGGTCACTTATGATCCTGACGATAGCAGTTGGATTATTTATCATATTAATCCTGCCGCGCGCTTTTGGGATGGAACCCCGGTCACAAGCGCTGATGTTAAGGCGACTTATGACGCGTTATTAACTCAAGGTCCTATGTATATTCGTAGCTATCTGGGTGATATTAAAGAAATACAAATTATCGATAACCAGCAGGTGAAGTTTGTTTTTGCTTCCGATAATAATAAAGAAATTCTCTTAACGGTTGGTCAGTTTCCAGTCTTTGCTAAATCCTCCATTGATGCTAATTTTGATAAGATTAGCCTTAAACCACTTATGGGCAGTGGCCCTTACAAACTAGGGCGTGTCGAGGCGGGACGCTCGGTCAGTTATTTACGTGACCCTAATTATTGGGGACGAGATTTGATGGTCAATCGTGGCCGTTATAATTTTGATATGATTAAGTTTGTCTACTATCAAAGTGATGAGATTGCTTTTGAAGGTTTTAAATCAGGTCAATATCGCTTTCGCCCCGAAAATAAAGCCTCGAACTGGGCCACCGGTTACAATTTCCCGGCAGTAAAAGCGGGACTAATTAACAAAGAGGCCATAACCAGCCAAAATCCGGTACCGATGCAAGGGCTGGTTATGAACATGCGGCGACCAATATTTCAAGACATTCGCGTTCGCCAAGCGTTAACAGCTGCTTATGATTTTGAATGGATGAATAAAACCTTATTTCATAATCAATATGAGCGTCTGCAAAGCTTTTTCCATGGCTCAGAGCTGGCAGCAACCGGTATGCCATCAGTAGCTGAAATGGAAGTATTAACGCCATTATTATCTAAGCTTGAGCCGACGCAACGCCAAGTAGTATTGGCCGAATGGCAACTACCGACTAGTGATGGCGGTGGTTTCAATCGTCAAGGGCTATTAAAAGCGCGGCAACTGTTGCTAGATGCAGGTTTTTATTATGATGATATGAAGCTATATCAACCGGATGATAAGCTTGCTCAGATCGAAATCTTAATGACTGGCGATACTATGGGGCGTGTATTACTGCCTTATGTCCGTAATTTAACGCGCTTGGGGTTTGAAGCGAACTTACGGCAAGTTGATGGGCCACAATACTATGAGCGTATGCGCAGCTTTGATTATGATATGACGGTTGATGTATTTGCCCAGAGCTTATCTCCTGGCGCGGAGCAAGTAGCCTACTGGGGCAGTGTGGCTGCTGATGAAGTGGGCAACCGCAATACTGCGGGCATTAAAAATGCTGCTATCGACAATGTAGTAGAGGCGCTTGGCGATGCAAAAAGTCGTGACGACATTATTTTATATACTCAGGTTCTTGACCGTTTGTTACGAGCTGGTTATTACCTCGTACCTTTATATGGTAAGTCTGGGACCAATGTGGCCTACTGGAATCAGTACCGCCATGTCAAAGAATTACCAACCAATGCGGTTGGAATTGACTATTGGTGGGTGGATAAACAGGCAGAAGCGCGCGTTGACAAATATTTAGGTCGATAA
- a CDS encoding anthranilate synthase component II translates to MILMLDNYDSFTYNIVQYFGELQQDITVWRNDQVSIDDIKTLAPDVIVIGPGPCDPDRAGISLAVIETFKGVIPILGICLGHQAIGQAFGGKVVKAGEVMHGRLSAVYHNGQGVFTDLPNPSQVTRYHSLVVDKATLPECLEVTAWTKNADGSIEEIMGVRHKSLAIEGVQFHPESILSEAGYQLLNNFLQTHNLAVLGAGNLPQVG, encoded by the coding sequence ATGATTCTGATGCTCGATAACTACGACAGCTTTACGTACAATATTGTACAGTACTTCGGTGAGTTGCAGCAGGACATCACCGTCTGGCGTAACGATCAGGTCAGCATCGATGATATCAAAACCCTGGCCCCTGACGTAATTGTCATCGGCCCTGGTCCTTGTGACCCTGATCGGGCTGGTATTTCTTTGGCAGTAATTGAAACCTTTAAAGGCGTAATACCTATATTAGGTATTTGCTTGGGTCATCAGGCGATTGGACAGGCATTTGGCGGAAAAGTGGTCAAAGCTGGCGAGGTCATGCATGGACGCTTATCTGCCGTGTATCACAATGGGCAGGGGGTCTTCACCGACTTACCTAATCCCTCTCAAGTCACACGCTATCATTCGCTAGTGGTTGATAAGGCGACTTTACCCGAGTGTTTAGAGGTAACCGCATGGACAAAAAATGCTGATGGTAGTATTGAGGAAATCATGGGTGTACGTCACAAAAGTCTTGCCATTGAAGGCGTGCAGTTTCATCCAGAGTCTATCTTAAGTGAAGCGGGCTATCAGTTGCTCAATAATTTCTTACAGACCCATAATTTGGCGGTATTAGGCGCTGGTAATTTGCCACAAGTAGGATAG
- a CDS encoding Smr/MutS family protein, whose product MTNSIFSKDMQDQLKELKGQLSKSRGTTSPDGENQKPTEPVSLLTQKQVKKTVKQLDSEHIDDDKVLFMQAMHGVNQLDDKNVRSPANAKKGGKPDAATLSKRAAAQGKEAADIGAGLSDMQALLNPVAGEAYLSYKQPTLQTKVFTQLKQGKLRWYDAVDIHGCTIEEARVAMTQLLSQAKQNNETMVKIIHGKGSEAILKTCVNGWLRQLPEVLAFCSAPPKDGGNGAVLVLLKKPKTDGE is encoded by the coding sequence ATGACAAATTCTATCTTCTCAAAAGACATGCAAGACCAGCTCAAAGAGCTTAAAGGACAACTCAGCAAAAGTCGCGGCACCACGTCACCTGACGGTGAGAATCAAAAGCCGACTGAACCTGTTTCCTTACTCACGCAAAAGCAGGTTAAAAAAACAGTGAAGCAGCTAGACAGCGAACATATCGATGACGATAAAGTACTGTTCATGCAAGCGATGCATGGCGTCAATCAACTCGATGATAAAAACGTCCGCTCGCCTGCCAATGCTAAAAAAGGCGGCAAGCCTGATGCAGCAACCTTGTCAAAACGTGCCGCCGCTCAAGGCAAAGAAGCGGCGGACATAGGGGCCGGCTTGTCGGATATGCAAGCACTACTTAATCCAGTCGCTGGCGAGGCTTATTTATCTTATAAGCAACCTACCCTACAGACCAAAGTGTTTACTCAGCTCAAACAAGGCAAATTGCGTTGGTATGACGCGGTAGATATTCATGGTTGCACCATTGAAGAAGCCCGAGTAGCCATGACTCAACTGCTGAGCCAAGCGAAACAAAACAATGAGACCATGGTAAAAATTATCCATGGTAAAGGCAGCGAAGCTATTCTCAAAACTTGCGTCAATGGTTGGTTGCGTCAATTACCAGAGGTATTGGCTTTTTGTTCAGCACCGCCAAAAGATGGCGGTAATGGCGCGGTTTTGGTATTACTAAAAAAGCCTAAAACTGATGGTGAATAA
- the serC gene encoding 3-phosphoserine/phosphohydroxythreonine transaminase — MNTQAPAETPTKKAPHRVPNFCAGPATMPTAVLERAQEELLDWQGSGMSVMEISHRSKDYIAVAQKAETKLRSLMDIPDNYKVLFLQGGASLQFSAIPLNLLNGGRADYLTTGTWSVKAIKEAQRYEKLGLGDINLVATGKDNKFTDVPTQSDWNISDDAAYFHYCANETIHGLQIFEPPQVDATLIVDMSSCILSQPIDVSKFGMIYAGAQKNIGPAGLVIIIIREDLLGQASEWCPMLLNYEHQVEKESMSNTPATYSWYLAGLVFDWLEEQGGVAAIGKINQQKAALLYQTIDDSSFYNNPVALKHRSIMNVPFTLADSNLDKVFLEQSEKAGLFNLKGHRDVGGMRASIYNAVPLEWVQLLVNFMKDFEKQYG, encoded by the coding sequence ATGAATACACAAGCGCCTGCAGAAACCCCTACAAAAAAGGCTCCCCACCGCGTACCGAATTTTTGTGCTGGCCCTGCTACCATGCCAACTGCTGTACTGGAACGCGCTCAAGAGGAGCTGCTTGATTGGCAAGGAAGCGGCATGTCGGTAATGGAGATTAGCCATCGTAGTAAAGATTATATAGCCGTCGCCCAAAAGGCTGAAACTAAGCTACGCTCGTTAATGGACATTCCGGATAATTATAAAGTGCTGTTCCTGCAAGGGGGCGCAAGCCTACAGTTTTCAGCCATCCCATTGAACCTATTAAATGGTGGTCGCGCCGACTATTTGACTACTGGTACTTGGTCGGTCAAAGCCATCAAAGAAGCTCAGCGTTATGAGAAGCTAGGTCTAGGCGATATTAATTTAGTTGCAACGGGTAAAGACAATAAATTTACGGACGTTCCTACACAAAGTGACTGGAATATCAGCGACGATGCTGCTTATTTTCATTACTGCGCCAATGAGACCATTCATGGCCTACAAATATTTGAGCCACCACAAGTTGATGCCACACTTATCGTTGATATGTCATCTTGTATTTTGTCGCAGCCGATTGACGTGTCTAAATTTGGGATGATTTATGCTGGCGCGCAAAAGAACATTGGCCCTGCTGGTTTGGTAATTATTATTATTCGCGAAGACTTGTTAGGGCAGGCAAGTGAGTGGTGTCCAATGCTGCTTAACTATGAGCACCAAGTGGAAAAAGAGTCTATGTCTAATACACCCGCCACGTACTCTTGGTATCTTGCTGGCTTGGTATTTGACTGGCTTGAGGAACAGGGTGGAGTAGCCGCTATTGGTAAAATCAACCAGCAAAAAGCAGCCTTGTTGTATCAGACCATTGATGACAGTAGTTTTTATAACAATCCAGTTGCCCTTAAACATCGCTCTATCATGAACGTCCCATTTACTTTAGCAGACAGTAACCTTGATAAAGTGTTTTTAGAACAGTCTGAAAAAGCTGGACTGTTCAATCTAAAAGGTCACCGCGATGTTGGTGGTATGCGTGCCAGTATTTACAACGCGGTCCCGCTAGAATGGGTACAGCTCTTAGTCAACTTTATGAAAGATTTTGAAAAGCAGTATGGCTAA
- a CDS encoding DUF4124 domain-containing protein — translation MTLSSKRMSSKSNTATILLISLVVSAASIYAPMANAAPIYKVVDEKTGQVTFTDRPKSYEQQAGKQITETYIDTNNTSSFGNTSTASNQGNNIVSAPLQSMAATSNATISNTAKKSQANYQLIMTEPSEKRAYHRPAQSIVVNLQLRPALQVGDRVIIYLDGKEVAQGLSTSIATVDILPGAHTVKAIVENEAGRRLKQVERTIYVIQNTATLQNNKKIGQQLLAYQNLPWHQKVLLKLGQDDTNKQQSSNQ, via the coding sequence ATGACTTTATCCTCTAAACGTATGTCATCCAAAAGTAATACGGCCACCATATTACTAATAAGTTTGGTTGTTAGCGCCGCAAGTATTTATGCGCCTATGGCCAATGCTGCCCCTATTTATAAAGTTGTCGATGAAAAAACGGGGCAGGTGACCTTTACTGACCGACCGAAAAGCTACGAGCAACAAGCTGGTAAGCAGATTACTGAGACATATATCGATACGAATAACACCAGTAGTTTTGGCAATACATCGACAGCATCAAACCAAGGCAACAACATAGTGTCAGCACCGCTACAGTCAATGGCTGCTACTTCTAATGCTACCATTTCTAATACGGCTAAAAAGTCACAAGCCAATTATCAACTGATTATGACTGAACCAAGCGAAAAGCGCGCTTATCATCGTCCTGCCCAAAGTATCGTAGTAAACCTACAGCTAAGACCGGCGTTGCAAGTGGGTGATAGGGTGATTATTTATCTTGATGGCAAGGAAGTTGCTCAAGGGCTAAGTACCTCCATTGCAACAGTAGATATCCTGCCGGGTGCTCATACAGTAAAGGCGATAGTTGAGAATGAGGCCGGTCGAAGACTTAAACAGGTTGAGCGTACTATTTATGTGATTCAAAATACCGCAACTTTGCAGAACAATAAAAAAATTGGACAACAATTACTGGCTTATCAAAACCTACCATGGCATCAAAAAGTACTGTTAAAACTAGGTCAAGACGACACTAATAAACAGCAGTCTAGTAACCAGTAA